One part of the Tunicatimonas pelagia genome encodes these proteins:
- a CDS encoding Crp/Fnr family transcriptional regulator translates to MPRSSKNYHRQFYTYLNSYAPVSPPSFDKIRPLLRVRRVEEKEYLLQIGEIAKTRYFICEGIIVSEYINAKGNVHIKNFFTEGNLAASTVSLLQTSPSAFALQSLTEGVVLAFNHEEYMRLVYENNDLKDFYLAYLEQSWVIKNEQRQIAFATQTATERYQTFLKEYPTLDTNVPQLYIASYLGITPTQLSRIRKNL, encoded by the coding sequence ATGCCCCGTTCCTCCAAAAACTACCATCGTCAGTTTTATACCTACCTTAATTCATACGCTCCAGTCAGCCCGCCTTCCTTTGATAAAATACGTCCCTTGCTAAGAGTTAGAAGAGTAGAAGAAAAAGAATATTTGCTACAGATTGGCGAAATTGCGAAGACCCGCTATTTTATCTGCGAAGGCATTATAGTATCAGAATACATTAATGCTAAAGGGAATGTGCATATCAAAAATTTTTTTACCGAGGGTAATCTAGCAGCTTCCACAGTCTCCTTGTTGCAGACCTCTCCTTCCGCTTTTGCCCTCCAGTCGTTAACAGAGGGGGTGGTACTTGCCTTTAATCATGAAGAATATATGCGACTCGTGTACGAAAACAATGATCTGAAAGATTTCTACTTAGCTTATCTGGAGCAGAGCTGGGTCATCAAAAATGAGCAACGGCAAATTGCTTTTGCTACTCAGACAGCAACTGAACGTTACCAAACCTTTCTGAAAGAATATCCTACTCTGGATACCAACGTGCCTCAGTTATACATTGCCTCTTACTTAGGCATCACGCCTACCCAACTGAGCCGTATTCGAAAAAATCTATAA